The proteins below come from a single Carassius auratus strain Wakin unplaced genomic scaffold, ASM336829v1 scaf_tig00217086, whole genome shotgun sequence genomic window:
- the LOC113099920 gene encoding baculoviral IAP repeat-containing protein 5.2-like, translating to MDLSSDDQTKMYFYENRLQTFVGWPFEEGCICTPENMAKAGFIHTPSDNSPDIAQCFFCLKELEGWEPEDDPEKEHKTHSPTCDFISLKKTVDSLTVEEFLKLQKERQKFIIKKRCNQAIDKFEEAVKIKRAQIIQTAMGEE from the exons ATGGATCTTAGTAGTGACGACCAgactaaaatgtacttttatgagAACAGACTTCAAACGTTCGTTGGTTGGCCGTTTGAAGAAGGCTGCATTTGCACTCCAGAAAAC ATGGCCAAAGCAGGATTTATTCACACCCCGTCGGACAATAGTCCAGATATAGCGCAGTGTTTCTTCTGTTTGAAAGAGCTGGAGGGATGGGAACCTGAGGATGACCCTGA GAAAGAGCATAAAACACATTCTCCTACCTGTGATTTTATCTCGCTGAAGAAGACTGTGGACAGTCTGACTGTGGAGGAGTTTCTGAAActtcagaaagagagacagaagttTATCATT aaaaaaaggtgTAACCAGGCGATTGATAAATTTGAAGAGGCAGTGAAGATCAAGAGAGCCCAGATCATCCAAACTGCGATGGGGGAGGAGTAG
- the LOC113099923 gene encoding probable low-specificity L-threonine aldolase 2: protein MSSRTLTTPARLLRYCFHKPRRVFYADPVRLYYGSPQVVTGSAVRTVDLRSDTVTKPGAAMRRAMAEAEVGDDVFGEDPTVNELQKIAADMFGMEAALYVPTGTMSNLIAVMVHCRERGDEMIVGDLSHMYVYEQGGSAQLAGVHSAAVTTLSDGTFDLDQLISKIRHGYPDPHYPRSRLVCVENTHNIQGGRVLPLSFLQELRSVADNFGLTVHMDGARVMNAAVALGVQPSAIIQHCHSVSVCLSKGLGAPVGTMLGGSKDFIQRAVRARKALGGGMRQSGVLAAAGKIALSDMIGRLEEDHRNAKSFAQALLQCDPPMYQVDLTTVESNILRFHLRDADMSPAEFCERMAGVDEEEVKALGQGVQVLMFPHVGGTVRAVWHLGISEEDTQLAIQKAHFVAHQHKLKSTRAA from the exons ATGAGCTCCAGAACACTAACGACTCCAGCTCGTTTACTCCGCTATTGCTTCCACAAACCTCGTCGTGTTTTTTACGCGGATCCGGTACGACTGTACTATGGGTCCCCGCAGGTGGTCACGGGATCAGCCGTTCGCACCGTGGACCTCCGCAGCGATACCGTCACCAAACCCGGAGCGGCCATGCGTCGAGCAATGGCCGAGGCAGAGGTCGGAGACGATGTGTTCGGAGAAGACCCTACGGTTAATG AACTACAGAAAATAGCTGCTGATATGTTTGGCATGGAAGCGGCTTTGTATGTCCCCACTGGAACCATGAGTAACCTGATTGCAG TTATGGTGCACTGCAGAGAGAGGGGGGATGAGATGATAGTAGGGGATCTCTCTCATATGTATGTTTACGAACAGGGAGGAAGTGCACAG CTTGCAGGCGTCCATTCTGCAGCAGTCACTACCCTCAGCGATGGCACCTTTGACCTAGACCAGCTGATCTCCAAGATCCGTCACGGTTACCCTGACCCACACTACCCACGCTCCCGCCTGGTTTGTgtggaaaacacacacaatatTCAGGGAGGCCGCGTCCTCCCACTCTCCTTCCTGCAAGAG CTTCGCTCTGTGGCTgataattttggtttgactgtgcatatgGATGGAGCGAGGGTGATGAATGCAGCTGTGGCCCTGGGTGTCCAACCTTCTGCTATAATACAGCACTGCCATtctgtcagtgtgtgtctgtCCAAG GGACTCGGGGCACCTGTGGGCACCATGTTAGGTGGGTCAAAAGATTTCATACAGAGAGCCGTTCGTGCCCGCAAGGCACTTGGCGGCGGAATGCGCCAGTCGGGTGTCTTGGCAGCAGCTGGTAAGATTGCCCTGTCAGACATGATTGGCAGACTGGAGGAGGACCACAGGAATGCCAAAAGCTTTGCCCAAG CGTTGTTACAGTGTGACCCTCCTATGTACCAGGTGGATCTGACCACTGTGGAAAGCAACATTTTGAGGTTCCATCTGCGGGACGCTGACATGAGCCCAGCCGAGTTCTGCGAGCGGATGGCAGGCGTAGATGAAGAAGAGGTGAAGGCTCTGGGCCAGGGGGTCCAGGTTCTGATGTTCCCCCATGTTGGGGGAACAGTCAGGGCCGTGTGGCATCTGGGCATCAGCGAGGAAGACACTCAGCTGGCTATACAGAAGGCTCATTTTGTGGCCCACCAGCACAAGCTCAAGTCTACCAGGGCAGCATGA
- the LOC113099925 gene encoding transmembrane protein 235-like — protein MKITYGFVVISGGLTGVLSFSSLALAIGTEYWYIIEDKRANHTDPARINSGLWGVTDDVQSHTEDTGYSESERQMEIMHSVIAILLPLSLVMLVFGGICGLVSSLARSRTLLIGSASYFLLCSLLTLSGVSLYIRYSQKALEETERRMGHEQMAQVHTSFGWSMGMAWISFILEVITGLLLLLAVRLVPLTQYEESVAPI, from the exons ATGAAAATTACATACGGTTTCGTGGTCATCAGCGGTGGTTTAACGGGTGTTCTCAGTTTCAGCTCTTTAGCGCTCGCCATTGGAACGGAATACTGGTACATCATCGAGGACAAGCGCGCGAACCACACTGACCCCGCGCGCATCAACTCTGGACTTTGGGGAGTGACAGATG ATGTCCAAAGTCATACGGAGGACACTGGATATTCAGAATCAGAGAGGCAGATGGAAA TCATGCATAGCGTGATTGCCATCTTACTGCCCTTGAGTCTGGTGATGCTGGTGTTTGGAGGTATTTGTGGCCTCGTCAGTTCCCTAGCAAGAAGCCGGACACTCCTGATCGGATCCGCTTCATATTTCCTCCTGTGCA GTCTTCTCACTCTCTCTGGGGTGAGTCTGTACATCAGGTACTCTCAGAAGGCTCTGGAAGAAACTGAAAGGCGGATGGGCCATGAGCAAATGGCTCAAGTGCACACATCATTCGGCTGGTCTATGGGCATGGCCTGGATCTCCTTTATTCTGGAGGTGATCACTGGTCTTCTCCTACTGCTGGCTGTCAGGCTGGTGCCCTTAACCCAGTATGAGGAGTCTGTTGCTCCCATATAG